In the genome of Ignavibacteria bacterium, the window ATTTTCAATTCCTCAAAATGATTAAATGTTCTAAGCTGCATGGCATCTTGAAAATTGGAAATGACATCTTTCAAGTCTTCATCAAATGGTCCTTTTGGGGAATAATTTATTGAGTAATTCGGTGAAGAGGCCCAGCTCAGCATAATATCGGCCTCTTTAATAATTGTTAAAGATCGATCATAAAAATTGAAAATGTGGGTATTTACTTTTACAACAACACAATAAAAATCTCTAATCCAGGTGTACCCGAGAATTTCTTGATATGCAGCTGGAAATGATTTCATATTTCGAATTTCTTCATGAAGTACTTCTTCGCTGTAACTTAAAGAGGAATCACCAACTAAAATAACTTTTGGATTTATTTCCAATTCGAAATTTTCAATTTTATCGAATTTTATATTAAGGAGATCCGCATTCACTTTTGTGCTTGGAGGAATAGCAAAGTAATAAGTTCTTGAGGGCAAAGCCGGAACCCCAGGATTACTTTCATCGATTGTGATTAAACTTGAACTAAGCTCTTGAATATTTTTTTGTTTCTCCTGATTCCCATTCAAATCTAATTTATATAATCTGGAGTTATCCACCTGTCTCTGCCCAGTGCACAATCGAGCAGAAATTAGAGAGAAAAACAGAGCCGTAACAATTATTAATTTGGTTGTTAAAATTGTCCTTGTTGACATAATCGTCCATGTATTTTTGTAAATATATTGTCTTTTTACAAATGAATAAATAGCTTTATCGAAACTATATAATTAATATCAAGCTACTGCTGAAAGTTGGCAGGCAATCGCTTAATAATACTGATAATCGATTATCACTTACCCCTCTGCTTATAAGTGAATTTTATTTTTAAGAGTCGGTAACTAAACACTGGAATACCAATAATATATCTGCTCCACAATCTTTTGGGTTCATGAATGAGTCGATACAACCATTCAAAGCCGGAGTTGTGAAATATTTTAGGCGCTCTCTTTTTAGTTCGGAAAAAGTACTCTAAAAAATTCCCAACACAAATAATTTGAAGGTTCTGCACAATGCTAAAAATCTTATATGCCAATACTTCCTGCGTTGGGGCGCCAATTCCAATTATTATCGTTTTTGTATCACTCTGGATAATTTCTTTAGATAATTTATTCCAATCAACCACGTCTTCATATCCATTAAAATATTGGATAACATTAAGTTGACTTTTCGGAATTAGGCTTTCAAATCTTCCACCTATTATTATAATGGGAGTCCTCAACTCAGTGAATCTATTAAATACCTCTTCATTAATTTCTGATGCATTGAATCGCTTTGCTTTTATTTTATTTATTAAAAACAAAGCGAATCTGACTCCTATCCCATCTAGATAATATTTAAAGTGCCTATCGAGTAAGTTTCGATAATTTGCATCCGAATACCAAACATTAAAACAATGTTGATTCAAATATGTTAAGAGTAACGGTTCACTATAGTTGATTGATTTAGAAATTAAATCTAATACATCAGATTTATTAAAAAGGAGCTTCTTTAAAGGATGCATCCCATTAACTTTCATATATTTCAATCAGTTTTGAGATATAATAGCCCGAATTTGTAAATTTCATTACTTTACTATGGAGTTTGTTAGCTAAGGAATTTGATAATGCTTGATTATCCATTAGTGTTTGAATTTTTTCTTCCAGATCATTTACACTACCAGGTTCAACTAGAAGTCCGTCTACACCATCATCAATAAATTCAGCAATACCTCCAGTTTTTCCTCCAATAAATGTTTTTTTTGCTAAGCCGGCTTCAAGCATAACAAATGGAAACGAGTCAATCCTAGAAGGTAATATTACAATATCTGATAAATAGTAATAGCTCAATATTTCATTAGTTGGAGAGATATAAATAATTTTATTATTTTTTTGCACTATATCTTTGATTTTAAATGATTCAAAATTACCAATCATAATTAACTTTAAGAGGGGGTTTTCAACTAAAAGCTTCTCAAATGCAGAAATCAAAATATCGCAACCTTTTATATAGCAAA includes:
- a CDS encoding WecB/TagA/CpsF family glycosyltransferase, with product MKYMKVNGMHPLKKLLFNKSDVLDLISKSINYSEPLLLTYLNQHCFNVWYSDANYRNLLDRHFKYYLDGIGVRFALFLINKIKAKRFNASEINEEVFNRFTELRTPIIIIGGRFESLIPKSQLNVIQYFNGYEDVVDWNKLSKEIIQSDTKTIIIGIGAPTQEVLAYKIFSIVQNLQIICVGNFLEYFFRTKKRAPKIFHNSGFEWLYRLIHEPKRLWSRYIIGIPVFSYRLLKIKFTYKQRGK